One window of the Cryptomeria japonica chromosome 7, Sugi_1.0, whole genome shotgun sequence genome contains the following:
- the LOC131074764 gene encoding aldehyde oxidase GLOX-like, whose protein sequence is MKHYADSGRSNVEFKVGDKVFLRMDPVQFKTPKGLSASLGRRFDGPFTIAGRIGKVAYKLKLPMHLRVHNVFHVSQLHSYHHDKEDNSRNIPARGPAFVKDRPGLDVEEVIAIKERGFGNRKWKEFLVEVVVTDIWIWPSYRCVRTGRKTYIGGSRVPRPFARERIYIVLYFPTGEGSWWRNPRRTKTAFQRAKVFRMMESRGEVGAAAESLREKLQPGARCSGVCTGVSRVDIDPGAGTCNRVLELGGASRHSPSSWKCLDLTDKYLKDRRCRTGKPSPVTHIYYLFRVKYIQINASRLWLIPLPFSFILAAGQVAVNKGRWQLLVEKGGVSAMHMTTTYKNTVVMFDRTNFGPSQLLLDNGRCRDNPQDQALTHDCWAHSIEYNIATNTIRPLMVFTDTWCSSGAFAANGTLVQTGGWRDGGIDMRYFVPCSDASCDWDNSQPVKLLANRWYASNQILPDNRIIVVGGTGVFNYEFVPRRPGEGKYNLPFLIQTRTSTQVENNLYPFLHLSSDGNLFIFANRDSILLDYKNNVVLKTFPRMPGDGPRNYPSTGSSVMLPLSASNGFTKVEILICGGCPDNGFAAAKAGNFIPALRSCGRMVITDTNPSWSMEDMPGPRTMSDMLILPNGEILIINGAAKGVAGWDMANTPVFTPYLYRHSLPAGQQRFYVLAATGIARMYHSTANVLPDGRVMVGGSNPHFNYILTGTQFPTELRLEAYSPYYLDKTYAPLRPRITAMSPRSNIAYGATFRVTFSISSGLTSNSNVVFSVYSPPFTTHTTSMSQRMLSLSASSPVLVPKSTNVYSSTVQAPPSAVAAPPGYYMLFVVNGGVPSKARWVHFS, encoded by the exons ATGAAGCATTATGCAGACTCAGGGAGGAGCAATGTGGAGTTCAAAGTTGGTGACAAGGTCTTTCTGAGGATGGACCCAGTTCAGTTTAAGACACCCAAGGGGTTGAGTGCATCACTTGGTCGCAGATTTGATGGACCATTCACAATCGCAGGGAGGATTGGGAAAGTTGCATACAAGCTGAAGTTACCGATGCATCTTAGAGtccacaatgttttccatgtcAGCCAACTCCATTCGTATCATCATGATAAAGAGGACAACAGCAGGAACATACCAGCCCGAGGACCAGCATTTGTTAAGGATAGGCCGGGACTAGATGTGGAGGAAGTGATCGCTATAAAGGAGCGAGGATTTGGAAACAGGAAGTGGAAGGAGTTCTTA gtggaagttgtggtgacgGACATATGGATATGGCCAAGCTACAGATGTGTGAGAActggacgaaaaacttatataggGGGAAGCAGAGTACCCCGACCATTCGCGAGAGAACGTATCTACATTGTGCTTTACTTTCCCACAGGCGAaggttcatggtggagaaatccaaGGAGGACCAAAACAGCATTCCAACGAGCAAAGGTGTTCAGAATGATGGAGAGCAGAGGTGAAGTAGGAGCAGCAGCAGA GAGTTTACGTGAGAAGCTACAGCCAGGGGCGAGGTGCAGTGGTGTTTGTActggtgtttcaagagtggacATTGATCCAGGGGCGGGAACTTGTAATCGG gttttGGAGCTTGGGGGTGCTTCCAGGCATAGTCCGAGTTCTTGGAAGTGCTTGGATCTCACAGACAAGTACCTAAAAGATCGTCGGTGTCGCACGGGAAAACCTAGCCCCGTGACACACATATACTATTTGTTCCGTGTTAAATATATACAAATTAATGCCTCTCGCCTCTGGTTGATTCCGTTGCCGTTTTCTTTTATACTG GCAGCAGGGCAAGTGGCGGTGAATAAGGGAAGATGGCAACTCTTGGTAGAGAAGGGTGGCGTCTCGGCCATGCACATGACCACCACATACAAAAACACGGTTGTTATGTTCGACCGAACCAACTTTGGCCCTTCACAGCTCCTGCTGGATAATGGGCGGTGCCGTGACAACCCGCAGGACCAGGCCCTGACCCACGACTGCTGGGCTCACTCCATCGAATACAACATAGCCACCAACACCATCAGGCCGCTCATGGTATTCACCGATACCTGGTGCTCGTCTGGAGCGTTCGCAGCCAACGGGACCCTCGTTCAAACGGGCGGGTGGCGCGACGGAGGCATAGATATGCGTTACTTTGTTCCTTGCTCCGACGCCTCCTGTGACTGGGATAATTCTCAGCCTGTTAAGCTTCTTGCCAACCGCTGGTACGCCTCGAACCAGATCCTTCCGGACAACCGCATCATCGTGGTGGGAGGCACGGGTGTGTTTAACTACGAGTTCGTTCCCAGGAGGCCCGGTGAGGGAAAGTACAACCTGCCGTTCCTCATCCAAACCCGAACCAGTACCCAAGTAGAGAACAACCTGTATCCCTTCCTCCATCTCTCCTCCGATGGGAACCTCTTTATCTTCGCCAACAGGGACTCCATTCTCCTCGACTACAAAAACAACGTGGTGTTGAAAACATTCCCCAGAATGCCGGGCGACGGCCCACGGAACTATCCTTCCACGGGCTCTTCCGTCATGCTTCCTCTCTCTGCATCCAATGGCTTTACCAAGGTGGAAATCCTCATCTGCGGTGGTTGCCCAGACAATGGTTTCGCCGCCGCCAAAGCCGGTAATTTCATTCCCGCCCTACGCAGCTGCGGAAGAATGGTCATCACGGACACCAATCCTTCGTGGAGCATGGAAGACATGCCCGGCCCAAGAACCATGTCTGACATGCTCATTCTCCCCAACGGCGAAATTCTGATCATAAACGGAGCGGCCAAAGGTGTGGCCGGCTGGGACATGGCCAACACACCCGTCTTCACGCCCTACCTCTACAGACACAGTCTACCCGCCGGGCAACAGCGTTTCTACGTTCTGGCAGCCACCGGTATCGCAAGAATGTACCACTCCACTGCCAACGTATTGCCCGACGGGAGAGTTATGGTGGGCGGCTCCAACCCACACTTCAATTACATTCTCACGGGAACGCAATTCCCAACGGAGCTCCGTTTGGAAGCGTACAGCCCCTATTACTTGGATAAAACGTATGCCCCCCTTCGCCCTAGGATAACTGCCATGTCTCCGAGATCCAATATTGCCTACGGCGCCACCTTCAGAGTGACGTTTTCAATTTCATCCGGTCTGACGAGTAACAGCAATGTAGTGTTTAGTGTGTACTCTCCACCCTTCACGACTCACACCACATCCATGAGCCAGAGGATGCTCTCGCTTTCCGCTTCTAGTCCGGTCCTCGTTCCTAAGTCCACCAATGTTTATTCTTCGACTGTACAAGCTCCCCCATCGGCTGTGGCTGCCCCTCCCGGATATTACATGCTGTTCGTTGTTAATGGCGGTGTTCCCAGCAAAGCTCGATGGGTTCATTTCTCCTAG